Proteins from one Sarcophilus harrisii chromosome 2, mSarHar1.11, whole genome shotgun sequence genomic window:
- the LOC116421537 gene encoding ribonuclease pancreatic-like yields the protein MVKRKRTGTNSSNSETEQKQGLLLKSEAIMALKNSHMALILLGLFLVGLVHQSAGKESPAKKFQRQHMDSENSSVTDRNYCNHMMKARNMTKGRCKPVNTFIHEPKEVVDAICQEPNITCKNGQPNCHQSSKPMILTHCRQTGASKYPNCQYRASQLNNSIIVACEGKVYVPVHFDAYVQNGA from the exons ATGgtaaaaaggaagagaactgGGACAAATTCATCCAACTCtgaaactgaacaaaaacaagg ACTCCTGTTGAAAAGTGAGGCCATTATGGCTCTGAAGAATTCCCATATGGCACTTATTCTGCTGGGGTTGTTTCTAGTGGGACTGGTCCATCAATCAGCTGGCAAAGAATCCCCTGCAAAGAAGTTTCAGCGGCAGCACATGGATTCAGAGAACTCGTCCGTCACTGACCGCAACTACTGCAACCACATGATGAAAGCCCGGAACATGACAAAAGGGAGATGCAAGCCTGTTAATACTTTCATACACGAGCCTAAGGAAGTAGTCGATGCTATCTGTCAGGAGCCTAACATCACCTGCAAGAATGGGCAGCCCAACTGTCACCAGAGCAGCAAGCCTATGATTCTCACCCACTGCCGCCAGACTGGAGCTTCCAAATACCCTAACTGTCAGTATCGGGCTTCCCAACTTAACAATAGTATCATTGTGGCCTGTGAGGGGAAAGTTTATGTGCCTGTGCACTTTGATGCTTATGTGCAAAATGGGGCCTGA